A stretch of the Zeugodacus cucurbitae isolate PBARC_wt_2022May chromosome 6, idZeuCucr1.2, whole genome shotgun sequence genome encodes the following:
- the LOC105217150 gene encoding tumor necrosis factor alpha-induced protein 8-like protein isoform X2 gives MAAEGLRQCLLLWSVDYWNLEVMADSAFKSRDIGLRAQKKILSRMATKNIAKTFIDGTTASLLDNLYRLCKMHTGNKAKAEKLIKNIIKIVIKIGVLHRNNQFSADELKDAEVFKRKFQNTQLSVISFYEVDYSFDLPYLQKSIAESHAALKSIVQRHLTEKSLNRIDEVFDFFGDTVLLETAFKPNSQYRELMGKIVSDINTAMETGDM, from the exons TTATGGCTGACAGCGCTTTCAAGTCGCGTGACATTGGCTTGCGTGCCCAGAAGAAGATCCTCTCGCGCATGGCCACCAAGAATATAGCGAAAACATTTATTGACGGCACAACCGCATCGCTGCTTGATAATTTATATCGCCTTTGTAAAATGCAT ACGGGCAATAAAGCTAAAGCGGAGAAGCTGataaagaatataataaaaatcgttATCAAAATTGGTGTCCTACATCGAAATAATCAATTTAGTGCCGACGAACTGAAGGATGCGGAAGTTTTTAAGCGGAAGTTTCAA AATACCCAACTCTCTGTGATTTCCTTCTATGAAGTGGATTACAGTTTCGACCTGCCGTATCTGCAAAAGTCCATTGCTGAATCGCATGCCGCCCTCAAGTCAATTGTCCAACGACATCTCACCGAAAAGTCACTGAATCGCATCGATGAGGTTTTCGACTTTTTCGGTGATACCGTACTCTTAGAGACCGCCTTCAAACCCAATTCACAGTATCGTGAGTTAATGGGCAAAATTGTCAGCGATATCAATACTGCCATGGAAACGGGAGACATGTAA
- the LOC105217150 gene encoding tumor necrosis factor alpha-induced protein 8-like protein isoform X1 encodes MAAEGLRQCLLLWSVDYWNLEVMADSAFKSRDIGLRAQKKILSRMATKNIAKTFIDGTTASLLDNLYRLCKMHTGNKAKAEKLIKNIIKIVIKIGVLHRNNQFSADELKDAEVFKRKFQNTQLSVISFYEVDYSFDLPYLQKSIAESHAALKSIVQRHLTEKSLNRIDEVFDFFGDTVLLETAFKPNSQYRELMGKIVSDINTAMETGDMTAKYFKVGGKKRRCEHK; translated from the exons TTATGGCTGACAGCGCTTTCAAGTCGCGTGACATTGGCTTGCGTGCCCAGAAGAAGATCCTCTCGCGCATGGCCACCAAGAATATAGCGAAAACATTTATTGACGGCACAACCGCATCGCTGCTTGATAATTTATATCGCCTTTGTAAAATGCAT ACGGGCAATAAAGCTAAAGCGGAGAAGCTGataaagaatataataaaaatcgttATCAAAATTGGTGTCCTACATCGAAATAATCAATTTAGTGCCGACGAACTGAAGGATGCGGAAGTTTTTAAGCGGAAGTTTCAA AATACCCAACTCTCTGTGATTTCCTTCTATGAAGTGGATTACAGTTTCGACCTGCCGTATCTGCAAAAGTCCATTGCTGAATCGCATGCCGCCCTCAAGTCAATTGTCCAACGACATCTCACCGAAAAGTCACTGAATCGCATCGATGAGGTTTTCGACTTTTTCGGTGATACCGTACTCTTAGAGACCGCCTTCAAACCCAATTCACAGTATCGTGAGTTAATGGGCAAAATTGTCAGCGATATCAATACTGCCATGGAAACGGGAGACAT GACTGCAAAGTACTTTAAAGTCGGTGGAAAAAAGCGAAGATGTGAACACAAATGA
- the LOC105217150 gene encoding tumor necrosis factor alpha-induced protein 8-like protein isoform X3 — protein sequence MADSAFKSRDIGLRAQKKILSRMATKNIAKTFIDGTTASLLDNLYRLCKMHTGNKAKAEKLIKNIIKIVIKIGVLHRNNQFSADELKDAEVFKRKFQNTQLSVISFYEVDYSFDLPYLQKSIAESHAALKSIVQRHLTEKSLNRIDEVFDFFGDTVLLETAFKPNSQYRELMGKIVSDINTAMETGDMTAKYFKVGGKKRRCEHK from the exons ATGGCTGACAGCGCTTTCAAGTCGCGTGACATTGGCTTGCGTGCCCAGAAGAAGATCCTCTCGCGCATGGCCACCAAGAATATAGCGAAAACATTTATTGACGGCACAACCGCATCGCTGCTTGATAATTTATATCGCCTTTGTAAAATGCAT ACGGGCAATAAAGCTAAAGCGGAGAAGCTGataaagaatataataaaaatcgttATCAAAATTGGTGTCCTACATCGAAATAATCAATTTAGTGCCGACGAACTGAAGGATGCGGAAGTTTTTAAGCGGAAGTTTCAA AATACCCAACTCTCTGTGATTTCCTTCTATGAAGTGGATTACAGTTTCGACCTGCCGTATCTGCAAAAGTCCATTGCTGAATCGCATGCCGCCCTCAAGTCAATTGTCCAACGACATCTCACCGAAAAGTCACTGAATCGCATCGATGAGGTTTTCGACTTTTTCGGTGATACCGTACTCTTAGAGACCGCCTTCAAACCCAATTCACAGTATCGTGAGTTAATGGGCAAAATTGTCAGCGATATCAATACTGCCATGGAAACGGGAGACAT GACTGCAAAGTACTTTAAAGTCGGTGGAAAAAAGCGAAGATGTGAACACAAATGA
- the LOC105217153 gene encoding 39S ribosomal protein L43, mitochondrial produces the protein MSNSHLFLKSGFPRAPLQNGLGRYVCQLQRVTLKFCKNNGSSRGMREFIENHLVDFAKENPGVVVYVKPRRHRGPVLVGEYLNGEREWLSCRNATKDDISKWLQLLKTQNGSSSSLRLRKMWHTDMPSIQGPWTPFTLRAPEANVTTYPNADASRPLDVEPSATDKLIELFKKQRLADKSKSTDEVLEEKRAE, from the exons atgtcgaATAGTCATTTGTTTCTCAAGTCTGGATTTCCACGTGCACCGCTACAAAATGGTTTAGGTCGCTATGTTTGCCAATTGCAGCGTGTTACATTAAAGTTCTGTAAGAACAATGGATCCAGCCGGGGCATGAG AGAATTCATTGAAAACCATCTGGTTGACTTTGCCAAAGAGAATCCCGGTGTAGTGGTTTATGTTAAACCACGCCGTCATCGTGGACCGGTACTAGTTGGTGAATATC taAATGGCGAACGTGAATGGCTTAGCTGTCGCAATGCCACTAAAGATGACATTTCCAAATGGCTTCAACTGTTGAAAACACAGAATGGCAGTTCAAGTTCACTGCGCTTACGTAAAATGTGGCATACCGATATGCCTTCAATACAGGGTCCATGGACGCCTTTTACATTACGCGCACCAGAGGCCAATGTAACAACATACCCCAATGCAGACGCTTCACGTCCGCTCGATGTGGAACCATCGGCCACAGATAAactgattgaattatttaaaaaacagcgTCTTGCTGATAAAAGTAAATCCACAGATGAGGTATTGGAAGAAAAACGTGCTGaataa
- the LOC105217155 gene encoding 28S ribosomal protein S15, mitochondrial has product MNFGKILRASSVQWQLARDYAFKTDLKIKWIRPEKIPCTKPEKSGDLGKLPPIKENELLLHFKNSKELQDADPVVQSLFQLDNNPLAETSRYLREQMIKEVQRHPLDYGSMEAKLARMTVRIRSMQEQLDKFPRNIKLKVALKELIDKRKKFLKYLRRWDYRRFEWMLEKLDLVYKPPPTEFHWVTRKESLQKLTDAHCEKIKEDRLAEYRQVLNAQKIPFLEDAIKKMEFVRKEQLDLEIPVTVTEEQIADFKRELDYLKSEQNTKTEDKE; this is encoded by the exons atgaactttGGAAAAATTCTGCGCGCATCCAGCGTGCAATGGCAGTTGGCACGAGATTATGCCTTCAAAACggatttgaaaatcaaatggaTACGTCCGGAGAAAATCCCTTGCACAAAGCCGGAGAAAAGTGGCGATTTAGGAAAATTACCTCCAATTAAAGAAAATGAGTTATTGCTGCATTTTAAAAACTCCAAAGAGCTACAAGA CGCCGATCCAGTCGTACAATCGCTCTTTCAACTTGACAATAATCCCTTGGCGGAAACTTCACGTTATTTGCGCGAGCAGATGATCAAAGAGGTGCAACGACATCCGCTTGATTATGGTTCTATGGAAGCAAAAT tGGCGCGTATGACTGTGAGAATTCGTAGTATGCAAGAACAACTTGATAAATTCCCGAGAAATATCAAATTGAAAGTAGCGTTAAAAGAACTAATTGATAAGCGAAAGAAGTTCTTGAAATATTTACGCCGTTGGGACTATCGCAGGTTTGAATGGATGTTGGAGAAACTCGATTTAGTTTACAAACCGCCACCAACAGAATTCCATTGGGTTACAAGAAAAGAATCGCTTCAAAAGCTGACAGATGCGCATTGTGAGAAGATCAAGGAGGATCGTCTTGCTGAATATCGTCAAGTTTTAAATGCGCAGAAGATACCCTTCTTAGAAGACGCCATCAAGAAAATGGAATTTGTGCGCAAAGAGCAGCTAGATTTAGAAATACCAGTCACGGTAACAGAAGAGCAAATAGCGGACTTTAAAAGAGAACTTGATTATCTGAAATctgaacaaaatacaaaaaccgaAGATAAAGAATAA
- the LOC105217154 gene encoding cyclin-dependent kinase 9 — MSSRGRDEHIPHPHSMQSTPGVTSSSSSRTLSLAEKQKYIEEYDFPYCDESSKYEKVAKIGQGTFGEVFKAREKKGNKKFVAMKKVLMDNEKEGFPITALREIRILQLLKHENVVNLIEICRTKATASNGYRSTFYLVFDFCEHDLAGLLSNINVKFSLGEIKKVMQQLLNGLYYIHSNKILHRDMKAANVLITKHGVLKLADFGLARAFSIPKNDVKNRYTNRVVTLWYRPPELLLGDRNYGPPVDMWGAGCIMAEMWTRSPIMQGNTEQQQLTFISQLCGSFTPDVWAGVEELELYKPLELPKNQKRRVKERLRPYVKDPNGCDLLDKLLTLDPKKRIDADTALNHDFFWTDPMPSDLSKMLSQHSQSMFEYLAQPRRSNQMRNYHQQMATMNQKPQDNSLIDRVW, encoded by the exons ATGTCCTCTCGTGGACGAGATGAGCACATTCCACATCCGCATTCAATGCAATCGACGCCTGGCGTGACTTCATCTAGTTCCTCGCGTACACTTTCATTGGCGGAGAAACAGAAATACATCGAAGAATATGATTTTCCATATTGTGACGAATCTTCCAAATATGAGAAGGTAGCAAAAATAGGTCAGGGCACATTCGG TGAAGTGTTTAAGGCACGCGAAAAGAAGGGTAACAAAAAATTCGTCGCCATGAAGAAAGTGCTAATGGATAACGAAAAAGAAGGC TTTCCTATTACTGCGCTACGTGAAATACGTATATTGCAACTGTTGAAACATGAAAACGTAGTGAATCTAATCGAAATCTGTCGTACCAAAGCGACTGCCAGCAACGGCTACCGttcaacattttatttggtCTTTGATTTTTGTGAACACGATTTGGCCGGATTGTTATCCAATATCAATGTTAAATTCAGTCTTGGCGAAATCAAGAAGGTTATGCAGCAACTATTAAAcggtttatattatatacatagcaATAAg ATTCTGCATCGTGACATGAAGGCAGCTAATGTACTTATTACCAAACACGGCGTGTTAAAATTGGCTGATTTTGGTTTGGCGCGTGCGTTTAGCATACCGAAAAATGATGTTAAAAATCGTTATACAAATCGTGTTGTTACATTGTGGTATCGACCACCAGAATTGTTGCTCGGTGATCGTAATTATGGTCCACCTGTAGATATGTGGGGTGCTGGTTGTATAATGGCTGAAATGTGGACACGTTCACCCATTATGCAAGGCAAtactgaacaacaacaactaacattCATTTCTCAATTATGCGGTTCATTCACACCGGATGTTTGGGCTGGAGTCGAGGAATTAGAATTATACAAACCCTTAGAATTACCTAAGAATCAGAAGCGTCGTGTCAAGGAACGCTTGCGACCCTATGTTAAGGACCCCAATGGCTGTGATCTACTTGATAAGTTGTTAACACTAGATCCAAAGAAACGTATCGATGCGGACACTGCGCTGAATCACGACTTCTTTTGGACCGATCCAATGCCCAGTGACTTGAGTAAAATGCTTTCGCAGCATTCTCAAAGTATGTTCGAATATTTGGCACAACCGCGTCGCAGCAATCAGATGCGAAATTATCATCAACAAATGGCGACAATGAATCAAAAGCCGCAGGATAACAGTTTGATAGATCGAGTTTGGtag
- the LOC105217156 gene encoding zinc finger Ran-binding domain-containing protein 2: MSTSAGTGTGAGVGAAFGDSESRHASFGQRSPERSTGGGGSASKKKLGTEIGKAAAEKSRGLFSAEDWQCSKCANVNWARRQTCNMCNAPKFSDVEERTGYGGGYNDRGVVEYKDRSDSDSDYDEFGRLKKRKMKDNEKSNDEKEYDDTDEDALEEEEDEEDDGGDLSKYDLWGDDEITPVTLVTPGGAEQNPKSNTKSLEQRKSRSHSRSRSRSKSRSRSGSRSQSRSSTSSSSSSSSSSYTSSTRSGSSSGGSRSGSRSRKSRQRSSSKDRKTSRSNSLKSAPSTRKRSRERSKTHSQTSRTSSHASGKAGRIVSKSRSRSRSSSRSSETSAKRKRRSSKSPTRSKQRRGRNRSRSRSNSRNRH; the protein is encoded by the exons atgTCAACGAGTGCTGGTACCGGAACAGGAGCTGGCGTTGGTGCCGCTTTCGGTGATAGCGA AAGCCGTCATGCGAGTTTTGGGCAACGCAGCCCGGAACGGTCAACTGGCGGTGGAGGTTCCGCGTCCAAGAAGAAATTGGGAACTGAAATTGGCAAAGCTGCCGCCGAAAAATCGCGTGGTCTCTTCTCAGCTGAGGATTGGCAATGCAGCAAATGTGCCAATGTAAACTGGGCTCGTCGACAAACTTGCAATATGTGTAATGCACCAAAGTTTAGCGATGTTGAAGAGCGTACTG gcTATGGTGGTGGCTATAATGATCGTGGAGTGGTCGAATATAAAGATCGCTCGGATTCCGACAGTGATTATGATGAGTTTGGTCGcttaaaaaaacgcaaaatgaaaGATAATGAAAAATCCAATGACGAAAAGGAATATGACGATACAGACGAAGATGCTCTTGAAGAAGAAGAGGACGAGGAAGACGATGGTGGTGATCTTTCGAAATATGATTTGTGGGGTGATGACGAAATAACACCAGTTACTCTGGTAACACCAGGAGGAGCCGAACAAAACCCTAAATCAAACACAAAATCCTTAGAGCAGCGAAAATCTCGTTCACATAGTCGTTCACGCTCCCGATCAAAGTCTCGGTCTCGCAGTGGTTCACGATCCCAATCGAGATCATCGACTTCTTCCAGTTCAAGCTCTTCATCATCATCGTATACTTCAAGTACCCGCTCAGGTTCCAGCTCTGGTGGTTCACGTTCGGGCAGCCGATCACGAAAATCACGTCAACGCAGTTCGTCCAAAGATCGCAAGACATCACGGTCAAACAGCCTTAAATCAGCACCATCAACACGTAAACGTTCACGAGAGCGCTCCAAGACGCATTCACAAACATCACGAACCTCCTCACATGCGTCTGGGAAAGCCGGACGTATTGTATCTAAGTCAAGATCTCGTTCACGATCATCTTCTCGTTCATCAGAAACTTCAGCAAAGCGTAAACGACGTTCCTCCAAGTCACCAACTCGTTCCAAACAAAGACGTGGCCGCAATCGTTCACGATCTCGTAGCAATTCGAGAAACCGTCACTGA
- the LOC105217157 gene encoding LOW QUALITY PROTEIN: uncharacterized protein LOC105217157 (The sequence of the model RefSeq protein was modified relative to this genomic sequence to represent the inferred CDS: inserted 1 base in 1 codon) — protein METANKDSVKEYPVTSKLDLLNVMCSICHDVYKNTDQISYTSCGHIFHKKCLFMAFKKSKTFPECHRPSGNKRVHPIFLYFGQSTEMDLKWMKSYANLPIWTPLHHLELNGSAPLSPSKLDKAIQAGTDTEGNPTYVARVYFQNDVLPAGYVPAKGVAYASYGCKGYTFSENIELLNNFTHKWXANSNAQVPERAVVGGFSELGEDLYVARAQYNGKTLLGKLQVTHGKMYMPYDGIEVESDEYEVLVRIKVTDRRIGEKNNDSYRILYSIMEAANKDSVKEDSVTTKPDSLNVMCSICYDFYKNTDHIFSTTCGHIFHKKCLLMAFKNSNTCPECRRPSGKNRVHPIFLNFGECSEMDIKWMESSAVDAYANMPIWTPLYQLEWGGSAPLAPPEPDEAIQAGTDTEGNPTYVARVYFQDDLLPAGYVPAKGVAYASYGCNGYTLSENIELLNNFTHKWVADTMGHVPEGAVVGGYSELGEDLYVARAQYNDKTLLGKSHIMETGNKDSVKEDSVSTKPYSRYVMCSICYDFYKNTDHIFSTTCGHIFHKKCLLMAFKNSNTCPECLRPSGKNRVHPIFLNFGERSEMNIKWMKSSALDAYANMPIWTPLYQLEWGGSSPLSPPESDEVIQAGTDTEGNPTYVARVSFRDDLLPAGYVPAKGIAYASHGCNGYTLSENIELLKNFTHKWVADSMGHVPEGAVVGGYSELGEDLYVARAQYNDKTLLGKVHPSHRVLYMPYDGIEVHSTEYEVLVQEKVTVQGNGEKNNES, from the exons ATGGAGACCGCGAATAAAGATAGTGTTAAGGAGTATCCGGTTACCTCAAAGCTAGATTTGCTAAATGTTATGTGTTCAATTTGTCACgatgtttataaaaatacggATCAAATATCCTACACAAGCTGTGGtcatatatttcacaaaaagtgtttatttatggcatttaaaaaatcaaaaacatttccCGAATGTCATCGCCCATCTGGAAATAAAAGAGTACACCCTATATTCCTCTATTTTGGTCAAAGTACAGAAATGGATTTGAAATGGATGAAATCCTACGCGAATTTGCCTATTTGGACACCATTACACCATTTAGAATTGAATGGTTCGGCCCCACTGTCTCCATCAAAGCTAGATAAAGCCATTCAAGCTGGTACAGATACCGAAGGTAATCCAACCTATGTGGCTCGTGTTTATTTCCAGAATGACGTTTTGCCAGCCGGATATGTACCAGCTAAAGGAGTTGCATATGCGTCCTATGGTTGTAAAGGCTATACATTTAGTGAAAATATCGAATTATTGAATAACTTTACACACAAAT CTGCCAATTCAAATGCACAAGTACCGGAAAGAGCTGTAGTGGGCGGATTTTCTGAGCTTGGTGAGGATTTGTATGTAGCACGAGCACAATATAATGGCAAAACACTACTGGGCAAACTGCAAGTTACTCACGGCAAAATGTATATGCCATACGATGGAATTGAAGTTGAATCTGATGAATATGAAGTATTGGTGCGAATAAAGGTCACTGACCGAAGAATTGGCGAAAAAAATAATGACTCATA TCGAATTTTATACTCCATCATGGAGGCCGCGAATAAAGATAGTGTTAAGGAGGATTCGGTTACCACAAAGCCAGATTCGTTAAATGTTATGTGTTCAATTTGTtacgatttttataaaaacacggATCATATCTTTTCCACAACCTGTGGTCATATATTTCAcaagaaatgtttattaatggcatttaaaaattcaaatacctGTCCTGAATGTCGTCGTCCATCTGGAAAGAACAGAGTGCATCCCATATTCCTCAATTTTGGTGAATGTAGCGAAATGGATATAAAATGGATGGAATCTAGTGCTGTTGATGCCTATGCAAATATGCCTATTTGGACACCATTATACCAATTAGAATGGGGTGGTTCGGCCCCACTGGCTCCACCAGAGCCAGATGAAGCCATACAAGCAGGAACAGACACCGAAGGCAATCCAACATATGTGGCTCGTGTTTATTTCCAAGATGACCTTCTGCCAGCCGGATATGTACCAGCTAAAGGAGTTGCATATGCGTCCTACGGTTGTAATGGTTATACACTTAGTGAAAATATcgaattattgaataattttacacacAAATGGGTAGCTGATACAATGGGACATGTACCGGAAGGAGCTGTAGTGGGTGGATATTCTGAGCTTGGTGAGGATTTGTATGTAGCACGAGCACAATATAATGACAAAACGCTGCTGGGCAAG TCACACATCATGGAGACCGGGAATAAAGATAGTGTTAAGGAGGATTCGGTTTCCACAAAGCCGTATTCGCGATATGTTATGTGTTCAATTTGTtacgatttttataaaaacacggATCATATCTTCTCCACAACCTGTGGTCATATATTTCAcaagaaatgtttattaatggcatttaaaaattcaaatacctGTCCTGAATGTCTTCGTCCATCTGGAAAGAACAGAGTGCATCCCATATTCCTTAATTTTGGCGAACGTAgcgaaatgaatataaaatggatgaaatctaGTGCTCTTGATGCCTATGCAAATATGCCTATTTGGACACCATTATACCAATTAGAATGGGGTGGTTCGTCTCCACTGTCTCCACCAGAGTCAGATGAAGTCATACAAGCAGGAACAGACACCGAAGGCAATCCAACATATGTGGCACGTGTTTCTTTCCGGGATGACCTTCTGCCAGCCGGATATGTACCAGCTAAAGGAATTGCATATGCCTCCCATGGTTgtaatggctatacacttagtgaaaatatcgaattattgaaaaattttacacaCAAATGGGTAGCTGATTCAATGGGACATGTACCGGAAGGAGCTGTAGTGGGCGGATATTCTGAGCTTGGTGAGGATTTGTATGTAGCACGAGCACAATATAATGACAAAACACTGTTGGGCAAGGTACACCCTTCTCACAGGGTATTGTATATGCCATACGATGGAATTGAAGTACATTCAACTGAATATGAAGTATTGGTGCAAGAAAAGGTCACTGTGCAAGGAAATggcgaaaaaaataatgaatcatAA
- the LOC105217158 gene encoding uncharacterized protein LOC105217158 yields the protein MEAANKDSVKEDSVTTKPDSLNVMCSICYDFYKNTDHIFSTTCGHIFHKKCLLMAFKNSNTCPECRRPSGKNRVHPIFLNFGECSEMDIKWMESSAVDAYANMPIWTPLYQLEWGGSAPLAPPEPDEAIQAGTDTEGNPTYVARVYFQDDLLPAGYVPAKGVAYASYGCNGYTLSENIELLNNFTHKWVADTMGHVPEGAVVGGYSELGEDLYVARAQYNDKTLLGKVHPSHRVMYMPYDGIEVHSDEYEVLVQEKVTAQGSGERNNES from the coding sequence ATGGAGGCCGCGAATAAAGATAGTGTTAAGGAGGATTCGGTTACCACAAAGCCAGATTCGTTAAATGTTATGTGTTCAATTTGTtacgatttttataaaaacacggATCATATCTTTTCCACAACCTGTGGTCATATATTTCAcaagaaatgtttattaatggcatttaaaaattcaaatacctGTCCTGAATGTCGTCGTCCATCTGGAAAGAACAGAGTGCATCCCATATTCCTCAATTTTGGTGAATGTAGCGAAATGGATATAAAATGGATGGAATCTAGTGCTGTTGATGCCTATGCAAATATGCCTATTTGGACACCATTATACCAATTAGAATGGGGTGGTTCGGCCCCACTGGCTCCACCAGAGCCAGATGAAGCCATACAAGCAGGAACAGACACCGAAGGCAATCCAACATATGTGGCTCGTGTTTATTTCCAAGATGACCTTCTGCCAGCCGGATATGTACCAGCTAAAGGAGTTGCATATGCGTCCTACGGTTGTAATGGTTATACACTTAGTGAAAATATcgaattattgaataattttacacacAAATGGGTAGCTGATACAATGGGACATGTACCGGAAGGAGCTGTAGTGGGTGGATATTCTGAGCTTGGTGAGGATTTGTATGTAGCACGAGCACAATATAATGACAAAACGCTGCTGGGCAAGGTACACCCTTCTCACAGGGTAATGTATATGCCATACGATGGAATTGAAGTACATTCAGATGAATATGAAGTATTGGTGCAAGAAAAGGTCACTGCACAAGGTAGTGGCGAAAGAAATAATGAATCATAA